In Theropithecus gelada isolate Dixy unplaced genomic scaffold, Tgel_1.0 HiC_scaffold_3078, whole genome shotgun sequence, the sequence CACATTAGATAGAGATAATGGATACATGAACCTTGATGGCAGGTGGAGTAAaggacaaacttttttttctagattGAACCTAGGGTCTTGGGATTGACAAGAGGAATGTCTGGGGAGAATGAACCCTCACTCGGCCTTGGCGTGTTTCGCTTCTTTAGAATTCCAGGTGTTTCACTAGTTCCTGTGGTTTGTCCAACAGCATTTCCCAGTATCAGGGTCCTCAAGGCCGCTTTCACATCTTTGTTTCTCAGAGTGTAGATAATGGGATTTAAAAGGGGGGTGACTATGgtatagaaaagagaaacaaactttCCCTGGTTTTTGGATCTACTATTGGCCGGTTGAAGGTACATGAATATGATGGTCCCATAGAAAATGACCACAACCAGGTGAGAGGAACAGGTCCCAAAGGCCTTTTGGCGCCCCGCAGCTGATTGTATCCTTAACACAGCTTGGGTGATAAAGCCATAAGAGACTAAGATGAGTAACACCGGGACTATTAGAAAGACTACACTGGCCACAAAGAGTTCTGCCTCGTTGAAAGTCGTATCCACACAGGCCAATTTGATGAGCACTGGCACCTCACAGAAAATATGATCCAGTTTGCGATGACCACAGAGGGGCAGCTGCACAGTGAGGGAGCTCTGAACCAGAGAGGTAATGAGGCCGCTGAGCCACGCTACACTGGCCAGAGACGCACAGAGCCTCGGGTGCATCATGACTGTGTAGTGCAGTGGTCGGCAGACAGCAGCATAGCGGTCATAAGCCATGACGGCCAAGAGGATGCACTCAGACGAGCCCAAGCCCATGGCCACGTAGAGCTGGGCCACACAGCCACCGTAGCTCATGGTTTTGTCTGTCTTATTCATGGTAACCAGCAACTGTGGGGCAACACTGGTGGTAAAGCAGATGTCCACACATGAGAGGTTGCTGAGGAAGAAATACATCGGAGTGTGGAGTCTGGAGTCCAGACGAGACACTAGTATGATGGCAGTGTTCCCCAGAAGGCTCAAGATGTAGAGGAACAAAATGATGACAAAGAGAAACCTCTCTAGCTGAGGCTGATCTGAAAATCCCAGGAGAAGAAACCCCTGTTCAGAGCTGTTGTTGGTTTCCTCCATTTTCCTGCCGCTTCAGGACACGTCAGCTTCAAATACTAAGTGATTAATATCTGGGGGAGAGAAAGTAATGAGGTCAAGACTGGTAATCCACAATCGTTTACAGTATGATTCTCTTCCTTTTGTATCTCCTAAAACATGTTGTGAAGACCTAGAGAACTTTCCTCAACATAAATCCATGGGCTGGAAATGCCACTTCCTtctatgtttattgaatgaagtTTTACTCAAATGACAAAAGTATTGtattaacttttgttttgatatttgtatTTACTCACTCTTTGCTTATTCTTGTACTTTGCCGATTTTTACATTGATATATTTGTATGTTCAAATGCTGTATTTATGCAGTAAAGCAACTGACCCAATGTCCTTtctatgcaaatattttgttatatttatacaaatatatatatatattttgagatggagtcttgctgtgttgcccggactatagtacagtggcgtgatctctgctgactgcaacctctgcttcctgggtcaaataattctcttgcctcagcctcaagagtagctgagactacaggcatgtgccactatgcccagctaatttttgtattttcttttgttttttgagatggaatctcgctctgtctcccaggctggagtgcagtggtgcaatctctgctcactgcaaacttcaccacCTGCATTCAACTAattctactgccttagcctcccaagtagctgggattacaggtacagtccccatgcccagctaatttttgtattttttgtattttctttttttaaagtagagatgctgtttcaccatgttggccaggctggtctcgaactcctgacctcaggtgacctacctgccttggcctcccaaagtgctgggattataggcatgagccactgtccatggcctcagttttgtatttttagtgagatgctgtttcaccatgttggctagggtgcTCTTGAACaactgacctcaagagatccacctgactcagcctcccaaagtgctggggtaacgGGCgcgagtcaccacacccaacctctATACAAATCTTGACTAATATTCACAAGCTACTATCAAAGTGATATTTTCAAATGCCAAgtcaaaataaaatggagaatttataaaatgaaatgtgtgtatatgttactCTATATGTATAATAGTTGTCTAGGTAGAATTACATCAAAAGccaaagcaaaattaaatttttctttttaaattatactttaagttctagggtacatgtgcagaatgtgcggGTTTGGTACATAGGTATAtgcatgccatggtggtttcctgcagcCATCAAACCATCATCTAcgttagatatttctcctaatgctatcctctCCCCTAGTCCCCCAGCCCACCGACAGACCCTGGTGTTTGAtgttctccctgtgtccatgtgttcttattgttcaactaccatttatgaatgagaacatgtggtgtttgcttttctgttcctgtgttagtttgctgaaaatgatggtttctaCCTTCATGTCCacgcaaaggacatgaactcatccttttctatggctgcatagtattctgtgttgtatatgtgccacactttctttatccagtctatcgttgatgggcatttaggttggttacaagtctttgctattgtgaatagtgccacagtaaacatacatgtccatgtgtctttatagaatgacttataatcctttgggtata encodes:
- the LOC112617647 gene encoding olfactory receptor 2G6-like, which gives rise to MEETNNSSEQGFLLLGFSDQPQLERFLFVIILFLYILSLLGNTAIILVSRLDSRLHTPMYFFLSNLSCVDICFTTSVAPQLLVTMNKTDKTMSYGGCVAQLYVAMGLGSSECILLAVMAYDRYAAVCRPLHYTVMMHPRLCASLASVAWLSGLITSLVQSSLTVQLPLCGHRKLDHIFCEVPVLIKLACVDTTFNEAELFVASVVFLIVPVLLILVSYGFITQAVLRIQSAAGRQKAFGTCSSHLVVVIFYGTIIFMYLQPANSRSKNQGKFVSLFYTIVTPLLNPIIYTLRNKDVKAALRTLILGNAVGQTTGTSETPGILKKRNTPRP